From the genome of Paracidovorax avenae:
CCGCGGCGCCTGCGCGCAACTCCAGCGCGGCATGGCCCACGGCCTCGCCGGCCACGCGCACGCCCTCGCCCGCGAAGTGGTAGAGCATGCGCCGCGTGCCTTCCCCCGCCGCGGCGGGCAGGGTGTAGCGCGCACCGGGCGCGAGCCGCAGCGTCCAGATCGCCACGTCCGAGGCATCGCGCGCGGCCCAGGAATGCGGGGGCGGCGCGAGCGGCTCGGCATCCGCTCCGGGCACCCGCCCGGCGATCACGGTCAGTTCGGTGCGGCGCCCGGCATCGTCGGTGGACACCAGGCGCGGGATGTCTCCAGCCCAGAACATGGTGAAGTGCGGCGGCACCATCTTGTCCGCCGCGGGCAGGTTGAGCCAGATCTGGAACAGTTCGAGCGGGTTGGGCTGCTGCGCGTCCAGCAGCGGGAACATTTCGGAATGCACGATGCCCTGGCCCGCGGTCAGCCACTGCACGTCGCCCTGTCCGAAGCGGGCGGCAGCGCCCAGCGAGTCGGCATGGTCGATGAGGCCGGTGCGCACGATGGTCACGGTCTCGAAGCCGCGGTGCGGATGGGGCGGGAAGCCGGGCACCTCGTCGCCGTGGTACATGCTCCAGCCGTCCTTGCGCGAGAAATCCTGCCCGATCTGGCGGCCCGTGAGCGGCGCGTCGGGCCCCAGCCGGCCATTGCCGCGCGGGTAGGCATCGTCGTGGTGGGCGCAGAAAAGGAACGGATCCAGCGTGGGCCAGAGCGGGCCCAGGGGCTGGCTGCCGAGCAGGGGGGAGGGGGTGGACATGCGTGGATTCTCCAGAAAAGCTCCGGAACACGTGGGGGTGTCCGCGGCAGTCCCAAGGCCCGGTGCGTGCAACGGACCGGCGCATGGATGGAACGATCGTTGCCGCGCCGTCAGTGCAGGCGGCGCCGGACCGCGAAGGGATCCTGCAGCGGAAGCTCCAGTCCGCCCGACACGCCGTCGATATCGCGATGCAGGAAAACCGCCACCGCGGTGTCCTCAGGCCACAGCGCCGTACCCTCTTTCGCCACCGCCGCATCGAACACCGCGCACACCTCCGGATGCGCCAGCGCCTCCGGATGCCGCTGCGTGTCGAAAGCCGCCACCTGCAGGCTGAACAGGCCCTGCATGCCGCTGCGGGCGTCCGATTCGCTGTATAGCAGATGGCGGCCGTATCCGCGCTCGCCCATCGCGGAGGCCGCGTACACGGAGGGGTCGAACCCCTGCCCCTGCAGCAGTGCGGGCAGTTCGCGTGCCAGGGCCGTGCGCAGGTCGCCGCCGTCCACCCGGACCGCGCCGGCGACCTCGCCCGACAGCCATGCTGCCACGGCCGTATCCAGCGCCCGCTGGTGCTGCTGGTGCGCGGCGATGGCGGCCGGGCTGCCCGGCTGCGCATACACCGCCGGCAGCCGCGCTTCGGCCCGGCCGAGCCAGCCCTGGTGCCCGTGCCACGTGCCGCGCGGCACGGCGGCGCCCACCATGGCATCCAGCGACAATCCGCCGTCCGCGGAGCGGCTGGACGTGGCGATGCGGTAGGCCTCGGCCAGCAGCGGATCGGGCGCATCGCCCGACGCTTCGAGCCGCTGCATGCCGGCCTTCCAGTAGTCGGCGCTCGGCCCTCCGTAGTGCTTGCCATCGCGCACGAACCCGCCCTCGCCCGCGATGAAGAAGGCCAGCCGCCCGGCGGTCAATCCCGACTCGTCGCCGAACGCGCGCCGCAACGACTTGGCGCCGTCGGGGTTGGTCTCGAACAGCAGTGCATGCACCGTGCTGCCGTCCTGCAGCGTGACGGGCCGCACCGCCGGCTGGTACATGAGGCTGGAGCGGGGCCGGCCCTGCGCATCGGGTGGCGCGCGCAGGTCCGCCTCCGCGCCGATCTCGCGCGTCAGCAGCACGGTGAGCAATTCCTCCGCGCGGTCGAAGGGCAGCTTCAAAAGCGTGCCGGGCACCTGCCCGCCAGGGGACGGCGCGATGGACGCCACGGCGCCGGGATGTTGCGGCCGGCCCCGGTACTCCGTGCTCGCCACGAAGTCCATGCCGTAGTCGCCGATGCGCGCGGGGACCGTGTCACGGCCTTCCTGCACCTCGTCCTGGCTGGCCTTGCCCAGCTCCCGGTAGTTGTCGGTGCGCAGCGACCAGTGGCCGAACACGGGAATGAAATCCAGCCCTTCGGCCTCGACGTGGCTGCGCAGTGCATGCACCGCGGCCGCCAGCGTCTCCCGCTCCCGGGCATTCAGCCGCTGGCGCTGCGCGGGCGGCAGCATGGCGATGCGCTCCCAGGCCGCATCGGACAGGGCTGGGCGAGCCCCGGCGGCCGCCTGACCGGCCGCACCGATCATCGACGGCAGTACGGCGGCACGTGGCCGCGGCGCGCCCGATGCCTGCGATGCGGCCATCGGGGCAGAACGCCGTGGTACGCCGGCCCCGGGCAGCATGCCGGAGCGGCCGGACGTTGCGGAGGTGCCGGACGACGACGCCCCCCCGTCCCCGGCCGGGACGGTGATGGCACGTGGGGAAGATGGAGGCGTGATGGATGGAGAGGAAACCATGATCGGGGGAAAAGACGTGAAGATGGAGGAAACTGTGCGGTTCCCTTCCACGGAATCCCGATCACCGGCCGAAGCCAGGACATGCAGCCCGAAGCCATGCACGTGCCATGCGCTCCTGAATGTGGCTGACAACTCGAAAAACGGATATGCGGGCGGCCGTCCGCTCAGGCCTCGCATAAGGAGGCATGCGGGTCAGCCCCCAGGCCGCTTCAGTCCGCCAGCGGCTGGATCAGCTCCGTGCGCCACCCGCCCGGATCGCTGCCGGTTTCCGGCCCGGTGAGGTAGCGCTCCCACACATCCTCCGCCGGCCTTACGCCCTGGGCGCCGATCCACCGATGGAACGTCTCCCAGGCCTGGGGCAGGTCTTCGTAACGCCCGCGGTACTCGGTGCGCGCCACGCGCATGGCGGGCCACTCCCCGGGCTGCAGGCCACCATCCGGCCCGGGGCCCACGGGCTTGTCCACGGGCACGCCGAGGTGGAACTCGAAGGTATCCGTGGGGCGTCGCAGGTGGTGGGTGAAGAGCGGCCCGGCGGGAGAGACGCCCTGCGCGGCCAGGGCGTCCATCAGGGCGCGCACGCTCCGGCCCATGACCTGCTGGATTTCCTCGCGCGTGCACGACACGGGCCAGAGCGCGGCCGGCTGCGCCTCCATCTGGACGATGCGGGGGGTTTCGATCATGGGGACACCTCCTGGGAAGAACCGCCGGCCTCCGGGACGTCGGCACGCGCGGGGGGAACCATCTGCACCTGGCGCACGGGCACGCCGAACTGCACGCCCAGCGCACCCAGCTCGCGCAGGATCGCGAGATTGATGGCCTGCTGCACGTCCATGTAGGCGTTGTAGCCCGCATCCAGCACGATATAGACCACCTCGTATTCGAGCGCATTGGCGCCGAAACCCTTGAGGTGTGCGCGGTCGAAGCGCACCTTGTCCTGTGCCTCGATGATGCGCCGCACCGCCTGGGCCACGGCCTCGGCCTGCGCCGCGGTGGTGGCGTAGCTCACGGAGAAGGTGAAGACGATGCGCCGCTCCTGCAGGTAGCGGTAGTTGTTGATGGTCTGCTTGAGCAGGTCGGTGTTGGACATCACGATCTGCTCGCCACCCAGGCTGCGGATGCGCGTGGTCTTCACGCCGATGCGCTGCACCGTGCCCGCCACGCTGCCCACCACGATGAAATCGCCCACCTCGAAGGGCTTGTCCACGGCGATCGCCAGCGAGGCGAAGAGATCGCCCAGCACGTTCTGCACGGCCAGCGCGATGGCGATGCCGCCCACGCCCAGGCTCGCCACGAAGGCCGTGATGTTGACCCCGAGATTGGCGAGCATCGCCAGCACGATGGTGGCCCACAGCAAGGTGCGCAGCCCCCAGGACATCAGCGTTCCCGAGGCGCTCACCTGCACCGACGGCGTCCCCAGGTGCCGCGCCTCGTAGCGCCGGATCGCGATGCCGATGGCGCGCGTTCCCCACAGCGCCATCTGCAGCGCCAGCGCGATGAACCAGAGCTGCCCCACGCGCGCCTGCCAGCGCGGCGCCAGGTCCAGCATGCCCACGCCGACCAGCAGCGCCACCAGCAGGATCAGCAGGTGGCTGGTGCCGCCGAGCACTTCGGCAGCGACGGCCGCCACGCTGCCCGCCCCCTCGCGCCCCTGCGCCGCACGCGCCTCCGCGAGCCGCCGGGTGCGCCGCTGCGCCACGCCCAGCAGCAGCGTGATGCCCAGGTACACGCCCAGCGCCGAGGCAACGGCCAGCGCGATGCTCGACAGCGAGAGGCCCCAGACGGTCTCGTCGCGGAGCCAGGACAGGAGGGAGGCGGTGGAGGGGGTGTCGTTCAGCATGCAGCTCCTTGCTCGATGGCCCGCTCCGCCTCCCGCGGTGGGGAGTTGCCGGAGCGGCGTCGGTGGAAGAAAAATGGAAGGAAAAGAAAGGGAATGCGGCAGCGGCCCGCGGCCAGGGCCCGGCCATCCCGCTCAGGACGGCGCCGGCACCCGGAGGTCCGGCCATGCCGGCGCCTCCGCGGCGGGCTCAGACATCGGCCGCGATGGCCGGCTCGCCCTTGCCCAGGGCATCCAGGGTGACGTGGATCTGCGGAGCGTCGATCAGATCGGGCCGCTCGCCGCCCACGTCGGCCAGCGCGGTGAACTGGCCGTCGAGGAACAGGAAGGTGATCGCACCCACGATGGCGGCCAGCGCATGTTCGGGCGATTCGAAGCCGCCCGCGGCGATTTTCTCGTCGGCATCGAGCTGGTAGGCGTAGCCGGTGCCGTCGCGGTCCAGGCGGCCCAGGTCGATGAGCTTGTCCTTCACATTGCTCGCATAGACGCGGCCGTTGGCCGCATAGAACGTGAAGGGGACGGCGGTGGGCGAGGCAGCGGCAGCGCGGACGCCGGCGGTGGGGGCGGAAGACTTCATGGCATGTGTCCTGTGCTGGTGGTGCCGCGGCGCCGTGGGCGTTCGGGAAAGCAGCCGGAACCGGCATGCGGCGGGGCGGGCCGCGCAGCAGCGGCTGGAGCCATCCTAGGCACGCAGGGCGCCGCTGGCTGTAGGAGGAGGCGCCACACGGCCAACCCACCCTTCGCGTGATCGTCAGTGCGAGCCCGGCCCGGGCCCTGCCTGCGCGCCCCGCGCTTCCGCCAGGGCCGCCACTTCGGGTGGAAACCACCGGTAGCCCCTGCTGAGCACGTCGCGGTCGGCCCGATAGCCCTTCCAGTCGATGCGCAGCAGCTGCACCAGCGTATGACCCGCCCAGTCCGCACGCAGCGGACGCCGTTCCAGCCCCTGCGGGGCCAGCGGCGCGCGGCCGTTGTGCCACACGATGGCGGGGATGCGGTAGCCCGCGGGCGTGGAGGGGCTGTGCCCGGCCCAGTTGGCGCCATGGCCCACTTCCTGCCCATGGTCGGAGAGGTACATGAAGGCGCGGTAGCCGCCCGGCGTGCCGCCTTCGCGGGTACGCCGCAGGATGGTGGAGACGATGCCGTCGTGGTAGAGCACCGCGGCGTCGTATTCCTCGCGCCGGTCCCGCAGCCAGGCTGGCCTGCCGGCGCGCTCCAGGCTGGCATCCACCGCATCCGGCCGGTCGTCGAAGGGATTGGCACCTTCCGGAAAACGCAGGTCGTAATGCGGGTGCGCGCCCATGAGATGCAGCACGAGCAGCTTGCGCGGCGCAGGATCGGCCAGCGCTTCCTCCAGGCAGTCGAGCACCTCGCTGTCGAGCGAGGCGCCGGATCGGCCGGGCGTGCGGTTGTTCATCTCGGTGATGTCCGCCATGCGCGCGTGCATCTGCTCGATGCCCACGTCGTCGTGGTTGCTCATCCACCAGACCTTGTAGCCGGCCGCGCGCGCGATGGCCAGCGCATGGTGGGGATGTGCCGCATCGGGCTCGCCGAAGCGGAAGAAATTGCGCAGCGCGGGCAGCGTGGTCGCATCGGCCGACCAGGCCTGGCGGAAGGCCGTGAACGCCTCGCCCAGCACCGCCTGCTGCGCCTGCAGCCCCGGCGTGGTGGGCCGGCCATAGCCATAGAGCGACATGTTGTCGCGGTTCACGCTGTCGGAGATCACCAGCACCACGAGCGCGGGCCCGTCTTCCGCCATGAAAGGAGCATCGGCGCGCGCGCGTTCGAGCAGCGCCTGCCGCGCGCCCTGCTGCCCGGCCCAGTCGGCGCGCACGTGCTCCACCTTGTCGCCCCACTGCACCCAGAAAAGCACCGGGTGCAGCCGCCGCCACGGCTTGCTGGCATAGGCCGCGGCACCCGACAGCATCACCGCGCCGCCCAGCCCCCACAGGGCCGCGCGGCGGGCGCGCGACGGCGACCGGGGCCGTGTCCGGGCCGATGGCCCCGGGCTGCGCAGCCCCCGCGACAGGCAGGCAGCCAGGACCGCCGCCACCGCCATCACGCCGCATGCCGCGAGCAGCGCGGCGCGCCAGTGCATGCGCAGGTATTCCGTTCCCTCTCGGGCATTGGTATTGGCCACGGCACCCAGCACCATCGCGCTGTCCGGTGCGGCCTGGTAGGCGTCCAGCAGATAGGCGCGTGCCACGCCGTCGAGCGCGAACGCCATCGCCCAGGTCCACAGCAGCGCGGCCCGCAGGCGATGCACCCAGGCGCGGCGCACGGGCCAGAACAGCCAGGCGAAGGGAGGTGCAGCCAGCGCCACGAGTTGCGCCACGCGCTTGCCGTCGTGGCCCAGCACGATCAGGCTCAGGGCCAGGAGGCAAATCAGTACCAGGGGGAACCATGGACTGCGCAACAGCGCACGCCCACGGGACACGAACCAGGAGAGCGAAAACACCATGGATCCGCAAAAACGCGGCATTGTGCCGCGCGCGCAATGCCCCCTCGCCACGGTCGAGGTATTGATGGATTGCGGCCGCCCCGTAGCAGCCGGCACGGTCCGAGGGTCAGCGCCGCTGGCGCCCGGCCCACCAGCCGTAGGC
Proteins encoded in this window:
- a CDS encoding pirin family protein, with amino-acid sequence MSTPSPLLGSQPLGPLWPTLDPFLFCAHHDDAYPRGNGRLGPDAPLTGRQIGQDFSRKDGWSMYHGDEVPGFPPHPHRGFETVTIVRTGLIDHADSLGAAARFGQGDVQWLTAGQGIVHSEMFPLLDAQQPNPLELFQIWLNLPAADKMVPPHFTMFWAGDIPRLVSTDDAGRRTELTVIAGRVPGADAEPLAPPPHSWAARDASDVAIWTLRLAPGARYTLPAAAGEGTRRMLYHFAGEGVRVAGEAVGHAALELRAGAAVELVNGSAEQAAEFLLLQGRPLGEPVVQYGPFVMNSESQIHQALADYRRTQFGGWPWGDGAPVHGPQPRRFARRPGEPADEVPEAIAS
- a CDS encoding calcium transporter ChaC, whose translation is MAASQASGAPRPRAAVLPSMIGAAGQAAAGARPALSDAAWERIAMLPPAQRQRLNARERETLAAAVHALRSHVEAEGLDFIPVFGHWSLRTDNYRELGKASQDEVQEGRDTVPARIGDYGMDFVASTEYRGRPQHPGAVASIAPSPGGQVPGTLLKLPFDRAEELLTVLLTREIGAEADLRAPPDAQGRPRSSLMYQPAVRPVTLQDGSTVHALLFETNPDGAKSLRRAFGDESGLTAGRLAFFIAGEGGFVRDGKHYGGPSADYWKAGMQRLEASGDAPDPLLAEAYRIATSSRSADGGLSLDAMVGAAVPRGTWHGHQGWLGRAEARLPAVYAQPGSPAAIAAHQQHQRALDTAVAAWLSGEVAGAVRVDGGDLRTALARELPALLQGQGFDPSVYAASAMGERGYGRHLLYSESDARSGMQGLFSLQVAAFDTQRHPEALAHPEVCAVFDAAVAKEGTALWPEDTAVAVFLHRDIDGVSGGLELPLQDPFAVRRRLH
- a CDS encoding GyrI-like domain-containing protein, with amino-acid sequence MIETPRIVQMEAQPAALWPVSCTREEIQQVMGRSVRALMDALAAQGVSPAGPLFTHHLRRPTDTFEFHLGVPVDKPVGPGPDGGLQPGEWPAMRVARTEYRGRYEDLPQAWETFHRWIGAQGVRPAEDVWERYLTGPETGSDPGGWRTELIQPLAD
- a CDS encoding mechanosensitive ion channel family protein, which codes for MLNDTPSTASLLSWLRDETVWGLSLSSIALAVASALGVYLGITLLLGVAQRRTRRLAEARAAQGREGAGSVAAVAAEVLGGTSHLLILLVALLVGVGMLDLAPRWQARVGQLWFIALALQMALWGTRAIGIAIRRYEARHLGTPSVQVSASGTLMSWGLRTLLWATIVLAMLANLGVNITAFVASLGVGGIAIALAVQNVLGDLFASLAIAVDKPFEVGDFIVVGSVAGTVQRIGVKTTRIRSLGGEQIVMSNTDLLKQTINNYRYLQERRIVFTFSVSYATTAAQAEAVAQAVRRIIEAQDKVRFDRAHLKGFGANALEYEVVYIVLDAGYNAYMDVQQAINLAILRELGALGVQFGVPVRQVQMVPPARADVPEAGGSSQEVSP
- a CDS encoding phosphoethanolamine transferase, giving the protein MVFSLSWFVSRGRALLRSPWFPLVLICLLALSLIVLGHDGKRVAQLVALAAPPFAWLFWPVRRAWVHRLRAALLWTWAMAFALDGVARAYLLDAYQAAPDSAMVLGAVANTNAREGTEYLRMHWRAALLAACGVMAVAAVLAACLSRGLRSPGPSARTRPRSPSRARRAALWGLGGAVMLSGAAAYASKPWRRLHPVLFWVQWGDKVEHVRADWAGQQGARQALLERARADAPFMAEDGPALVVLVISDSVNRDNMSLYGYGRPTTPGLQAQQAVLGEAFTAFRQAWSADATTLPALRNFFRFGEPDAAHPHHALAIARAAGYKVWWMSNHDDVGIEQMHARMADITEMNNRTPGRSGASLDSEVLDCLEEALADPAPRKLLVLHLMGAHPHYDLRFPEGANPFDDRPDAVDASLERAGRPAWLRDRREEYDAAVLYHDGIVSTILRRTREGGTPGGYRAFMYLSDHGQEVGHGANWAGHSPSTPAGYRIPAIVWHNGRAPLAPQGLERRPLRADWAGHTLVQLLRIDWKGYRADRDVLSRGYRWFPPEVAALAEARGAQAGPGPGSH